The Candidatus Mycolicibacterium alkanivorans genome contains a region encoding:
- a CDS encoding proton-conducting transporter transmembrane domain-containing protein, translated as MLVGAIGLWLGLLGIFGTIRRVHLDWLLPLSGVDLEMGPLGGFFMAVTGAVAVPVGIYAIGYARREHLTGLPLAVLPLFVAAMLLVPAAGSVPTFLLGWELMALASLLLVATDHKRSDVRSAALVYGVMTQLGFVAILVGLMALSTAAGTDRFVDMAGVSGPVRTVVFLLTLAGFGSKAGLLPLHAWLPRAHPEAPSPVSALMSAAMVNLGIYGILRIDVQVLGPGPRWWALTLLAVGVVSALYGVLQATVAADIKRLLAYSTTENMGLIAVAIGAAALFADSGSTGPATVAMAAAVLHTAAHAAFKSLGFLGAGAVLAATGLRDLDLMGGLARRMPATTILFGLAALGASGLPLGAGFVSEWLLVQSLIHADAGASVVVALTTPLAVGAVALTTGLGVAAMAKAFGIGFLARPRSTPAELAREASPTMIGGMCIAAAACVVVALSPAALAPALRRLVAELPVSNAAVLDDFGAVIRLPGMSGSIAPGLLAAALLAAVMAAVVLSALRSWRRPKPVALPLWACGSEESTARMQYTATSFAEPLQRVFDNVLQPDSDVEITHLEESRYMVQSITYRARIADAIEHRLYTPVIAAIAAMARWVRLAHNGSVHLYLAYGALGVLVVLLVAL; from the coding sequence ATGCTCGTGGGTGCCATCGGCCTGTGGTTGGGTCTGCTCGGCATTTTCGGGACGATCCGGCGGGTTCACCTCGATTGGTTGCTGCCACTGTCCGGGGTCGACCTGGAGATGGGTCCGCTCGGCGGATTCTTCATGGCCGTCACCGGCGCGGTGGCCGTTCCCGTCGGGATCTACGCGATCGGGTATGCCCGTCGGGAGCACCTGACCGGACTTCCGCTCGCTGTCCTGCCGCTCTTCGTGGCGGCGATGCTGCTGGTCCCGGCCGCGGGGTCGGTACCCACCTTCCTGCTCGGCTGGGAACTGATGGCACTGGCCTCGCTGCTGCTGGTGGCCACCGATCATAAGCGCAGCGACGTCCGTTCCGCTGCTTTGGTTTACGGGGTGATGACGCAGTTGGGCTTCGTCGCCATCCTGGTCGGCCTGATGGCCCTGTCCACGGCGGCCGGCACCGACCGGTTCGTGGACATGGCCGGCGTCTCGGGGCCGGTGCGGACCGTGGTGTTCCTGCTCACGCTGGCGGGTTTCGGTTCCAAGGCGGGCCTGCTGCCGCTGCATGCCTGGCTTCCCCGGGCACATCCCGAGGCCCCCAGCCCGGTCTCGGCTCTGATGAGCGCTGCCATGGTCAACCTCGGCATCTACGGAATACTCCGGATCGACGTGCAGGTTCTGGGACCCGGACCGCGGTGGTGGGCGCTCACCCTGCTGGCGGTCGGGGTCGTGTCGGCGCTCTACGGTGTTCTGCAGGCCACCGTCGCCGCCGACATCAAACGTCTGCTGGCGTACTCGACGACCGAGAACATGGGACTGATCGCGGTCGCCATCGGTGCGGCGGCGTTGTTCGCCGATTCCGGCAGCACCGGGCCGGCGACGGTGGCGATGGCAGCCGCCGTGCTGCACACTGCGGCGCACGCGGCGTTCAAGAGTCTCGGGTTCCTCGGCGCGGGTGCGGTTCTGGCTGCCACCGGTTTGCGTGATCTCGACCTGATGGGCGGTCTGGCGCGCCGGATGCCGGCCACCACGATCCTGTTCGGCCTGGCGGCCCTGGGCGCATCCGGCCTGCCGCTGGGCGCGGGCTTCGTCAGTGAATGGCTGTTGGTGCAGTCGCTGATCCACGCGGACGCCGGCGCGAGCGTAGTGGTGGCGCTGACGACACCGCTGGCGGTCGGGGCGGTGGCGCTGACCACCGGGCTCGGGGTGGCGGCGATGGCCAAGGCGTTCGGCATCGGATTCCTGGCCCGGCCCCGGTCGACTCCGGCCGAACTGGCCCGCGAGGCGTCGCCGACGATGATCGGCGGGATGTGCATCGCGGCGGCGGCCTGCGTGGTGGTGGCCCTGTCGCCGGCCGCGCTGGCGCCCGCACTGCGCAGACTGGTCGCCGAACTGCCGGTGTCGAACGCGGCGGTGCTCGACGACTTCGGCGCCGTCATCCGGTTGCCCGGCATGTCGGGGTCGATCGCGCCGGGGCTGCTCGCAGCCGCGTTGCTGGCCGCGGTGATGGCGGCCGTCGTGCTCTCGGCCCTGCGATCGTGGCGGCGTCCGAAACCCGTCGCCCTGCCGCTGTGGGCGTGCGGATCCGAGGAGTCGACCGCCCGTATGCAGTACACCGCGACGTCGTTCGCCGAGCCGCTGCAGCGGGTCTTCGACAATGTGCTGCAACCCGACTCAGACGTGGAGATCACCCACCTCGAGGAATCCCGCTACATGGTGCAGTCGATCACCTACCGCGCCCGCATCGCCGACGCCATCGAACACCGGCTCTACACGCCGGTGATCGCCGCGATAGCCGCCATGGCACGCTGGGTTCGCCTGGCGCACAACGGCAGCGTGCATCTGTACCTGGCCTACGGCGCGCTCGGTGTGCTCGTCGTCCTGCTGGTGGCGCTGTGA
- a CDS encoding respiratory chain complex I subunit 1 family protein, translating into MSYLAGAVQIALVVLGAPVVIGLMRQIRAWSEGRTGGGVLQPWRDLRKQLGKQSIRPDGTTVIFLAAPAVVAGSALLVAAVLPIVATGSPLDPVADLFAVVGLLFLGTVALVLAGIDTGTSFGGMGASREVTIAALVEPTILLAVFALSIPAGSANLGALVANTLHHPGHVASLAGVLAFAALVIVIIAETGRLPVDNPATHLELTMVHEAMILEYAGPRLALVEWAAAMRLTVLLALLANLFLPWGIAGSTPGAGGIAIGIVAIVVKVVVLAGLLAAGEVFLAKLRLFRVPELLAGSFLLALLAVTAANFFSSQAG; encoded by the coding sequence ATGTCGTATCTCGCAGGCGCCGTTCAGATTGCGCTGGTGGTGTTGGGGGCGCCGGTGGTCATCGGGCTGATGCGCCAGATCCGGGCATGGTCAGAAGGCCGGACCGGTGGCGGTGTCCTTCAGCCGTGGCGTGATCTGCGAAAGCAGTTGGGTAAGCAATCGATTCGTCCGGACGGCACCACGGTGATCTTTCTCGCCGCCCCCGCCGTGGTCGCGGGCAGCGCGCTGCTGGTGGCCGCCGTCCTGCCGATCGTGGCCACCGGCTCACCGCTGGACCCGGTCGCCGACCTGTTCGCGGTCGTGGGGTTGCTGTTCCTGGGCACCGTTGCTCTGGTGCTGGCCGGTATCGACACCGGCACGTCGTTCGGCGGGATGGGGGCCAGCCGCGAGGTGACGATCGCCGCTCTGGTCGAGCCGACGATACTGTTGGCCGTCTTCGCGCTGTCGATCCCGGCCGGGTCCGCGAATCTCGGTGCGTTGGTGGCCAACACGCTCCACCACCCGGGCCATGTGGCCTCGCTGGCCGGCGTGCTCGCGTTCGCCGCGTTGGTGATCGTCATCATCGCCGAGACCGGACGCCTGCCGGTGGACAACCCGGCGACGCATCTCGAGCTGACCATGGTGCACGAAGCGATGATCCTCGAGTACGCCGGGCCCCGCCTGGCGCTCGTGGAGTGGGCGGCCGCGATGCGGCTGACGGTCCTGCTGGCATTGCTGGCCAACCTCTTCCTGCCCTGGGGGATTGCCGGCTCCACTCCGGGCGCCGGGGGAATCGCTATCGGCATCGTCGCGATCGTCGTCAAGGTGGTGGTGCTGGCCGGGCTGCTGGCCGCCGGCGAGGTCTTTCTCGCCAAGCTCCGGCTGTTCCGGGTGCCCGAACTGCTTGCCGGCTCGTTCCTGCTCGCTCTGCTGGCGGTCACCGCAGCCAACTTCTTCAGCTCGCAGGCGGGATAG
- a CDS encoding ArsR/SmtB family transcription factor translates to MESEPLYKLKAEFFKTLGHPTRIRVLELLAVRDRSVSELLSELGLEASNLSQQLGVLRRAGVVAARKDGSAVIYSIASADIAELLAIARKVLGSVLTDRIAVLEDLRADISETNR, encoded by the coding sequence GTGGAATCCGAACCGCTGTACAAGCTGAAGGCCGAGTTCTTCAAGACGCTCGGCCATCCGACCCGCATCCGGGTCCTGGAGTTGCTCGCGGTCCGCGACCGGTCGGTCAGCGAACTACTGTCCGAGTTGGGTCTGGAGGCCTCCAACCTGTCCCAGCAGCTCGGCGTGCTGCGCCGCGCGGGTGTGGTCGCCGCGCGCAAGGATGGCAGCGCGGTCATCTACTCGATCGCCTCCGCCGACATCGCCGAGTTGCTGGCCATCGCCCGCAAAGTCCTCGGCAGCGTGCTCACCGACCGCATCGCGGTCTTGGAAGATCTGCGCGCCGACATCTCGGAGACCAACCGATGA
- a CDS encoding NADH-quinone oxidoreductase subunit B family protein has protein sequence MKGWLGKILRTGRVVEPAAGAPAAPLEPPAGVGGSLQVRHVDAGSCNGCEVEISGAFGPVYDAERYGARLVASPRHADALLVTGVVTRNMLEPLRNTVAATPLPRVVIACGDCAINRGVFADAYAVAGAVGEVVDVDVEIPGCPPSPDDIVTGLRTVTGK, from the coding sequence ATGAAGGGCTGGCTCGGCAAGATCCTGCGGACCGGCCGCGTCGTCGAGCCCGCCGCCGGTGCGCCGGCCGCACCGCTGGAGCCGCCTGCGGGGGTGGGTGGCTCGCTGCAGGTGCGCCATGTGGACGCCGGTTCGTGCAACGGCTGCGAGGTGGAGATCTCCGGCGCCTTCGGGCCGGTGTACGACGCCGAGCGGTACGGTGCCCGGCTGGTCGCCTCACCACGGCACGCCGACGCGCTGCTGGTGACAGGGGTGGTGACGCGCAACATGCTCGAACCGCTGCGCAATACCGTTGCGGCAACACCACTCCCGCGCGTGGTGATCGCCTGTGGTGACTGCGCGATCAACCGGGGTGTCTTCGCCGACGCCTACGCCGTCGCGGGAGCAGTCGGCGAGGTGGTCGACGTCGACGTCGAGATTCCCGGTTGTCCGCCGAGTCCCGATGACATCGTCACCGGGCTGAGGACCGTGACAGGCAAATGA
- a CDS encoding hydrogenase large subunit, with protein MSSRSERRRVSGDDLVGEAEQLVAQGFRPGLVAAHDDGDRLRVVYLFLAGRPDRRVELELSTPADHPTVPSLANISFPIGRFEREMLDLYGIVPLGHPQPRRLVRHAQWPETWYAMRAGVGAAPELDKTGRFPFVTVGGSGVYEIPVGPVHAGLIEPGHFRFSVVGETILRLKARLWFVHRGVERLFEGRAADGAVDLAERISGDTSAGHALAHSLAVEEALGIRVPDDVHRLRALVVELERLYNHSADLGALANDVGFALANAHAQRIRERLLRVNAEVTGHRLLRGAIRPGAVRLATLPNPELMREIAVDLAEVAQLTLRNSVIHDRFAGTAVLSADDATMLGCLGYVARASGLRRDARLDHPTTHLPVAEAGSTDGDVLARYTVRRDEFASSTDLIEHVVRSHSGPLTRTCDPPAAGSGSGVGITEGWRGTIVHRVEVDAGRIRRAKIVDPSWFNWPALPVAMTDTIVPDFPLANKSFNLSYAGNDL; from the coding sequence ATGAGCTCCCGGTCAGAGCGCCGCCGCGTCTCCGGCGATGACCTCGTCGGTGAGGCTGAACAGCTTGTCGCCCAGGGGTTTCGGCCCGGGCTGGTGGCTGCCCACGATGATGGCGACCGGCTTCGGGTGGTGTACCTGTTCCTGGCCGGCCGGCCGGACCGGCGGGTCGAATTGGAACTGTCGACGCCGGCGGACCACCCGACGGTGCCGTCCCTGGCCAACATCTCCTTCCCGATCGGCCGGTTCGAGCGGGAGATGCTGGACCTGTACGGAATCGTGCCGTTGGGGCACCCCCAGCCACGTCGGCTGGTGCGGCACGCGCAGTGGCCGGAGACGTGGTACGCGATGCGCGCTGGTGTTGGAGCCGCGCCGGAACTCGACAAGACCGGCCGTTTCCCGTTTGTCACCGTGGGCGGCTCCGGCGTCTATGAGATCCCGGTCGGACCGGTCCACGCGGGATTGATCGAACCCGGGCACTTCCGGTTCTCCGTCGTCGGAGAGACCATCCTGCGACTCAAGGCGCGCCTGTGGTTCGTTCACCGCGGAGTCGAGCGGCTCTTCGAGGGGCGTGCCGCCGATGGCGCCGTCGACCTGGCCGAACGTATCAGCGGGGACACCTCCGCCGGGCATGCGCTTGCCCACAGCCTGGCCGTCGAGGAGGCACTCGGAATCCGGGTGCCCGATGACGTGCACCGACTCCGGGCGTTGGTGGTGGAGCTGGAGCGGCTCTACAACCACAGCGCGGACCTGGGTGCCCTGGCCAACGACGTCGGGTTCGCCCTGGCCAACGCACACGCCCAGCGGATCCGTGAACGGTTGCTCCGGGTCAACGCCGAGGTGACCGGCCATCGGCTGCTGCGGGGTGCAATCCGTCCAGGTGCCGTGCGGCTCGCTACCCTGCCGAATCCGGAACTGATGCGCGAGATCGCCGTCGACCTCGCCGAAGTGGCGCAACTGACGTTGCGCAACAGCGTGATCCACGACCGGTTCGCCGGCACCGCGGTGCTCTCGGCCGACGATGCCACGATGCTGGGCTGTCTCGGTTACGTCGCGCGGGCCAGTGGGCTGCGACGGGACGCGAGGCTGGACCATCCGACCACCCACCTTCCGGTGGCCGAGGCGGGCAGCACCGACGGTGACGTGCTGGCGCGCTACACCGTACGGCGGGACGAGTTCGCGTCGTCGACAGATCTCATCGAGCACGTGGTGCGGTCACATTCCGGGCCGCTGACCCGGACCTGCGATCCGCCGGCCGCGGGATCGGGTAGTGGTGTCGGCATCACCGAGGGCTGGCGCGGCACGATCGTGCACCGTGTCGAGGTCGATGCGGGCCGAATCCGGCGGGCCAAGATCGTCGACCCCTCCTGGTTCAACTGGCCGGCGCTGCCTGTCGCCATGACCGACACCATCGTCCCGGACTTCCCCCTGGCCAACAAGAGCTTCAACCTGTCCTACGCGGGTAACGATCTCTGA
- a CDS encoding glutamate synthase subunit beta, which yields MADRTGFLKYTHRELPTRRPVALRLKDWKEVYEDFSHDTLEHQASRCMDCGIPFCHNGCPLGNLIPEWNDLVYRDRWRDAIERLHATNNFPEFTGRLCPAPCEASCVLGINQDPVTIKQVEVEIIDNAFDEGWVVPMPPHVITGKKVAVVGSGPAGLAAAQQLTRAGHDVTVFERADRIGGLLRYGIPEFKMEKRHIDRRLAQMEAEGTTFRPGVNVGVDITAEQLRDEYDAVVLAGGATAWRDLPIPGRQFEGIYQAMEYLPWANKVQQGDPVLDVNGQPPITAMGKEVIIIGGGDTGADCLGTAHRQGAVSVHQFEIMPRPPETRADSTPWPTYPVMFRVSSAHEEGGERVFSVNTEKFLGHEGKVTGLRAHEVVMKDGKFEKVEGTDFELEADLVLLAMGFVGPERPGLLTDLGVELDARGNVARGKDFDTSVEGVYVAGDMGRGQSLIVWAIAEGRAAAAAVDRYLMGHSALPAPIKPTAAPQR from the coding sequence ATGGCTGACCGGACCGGCTTTCTGAAGTACACCCACCGGGAGCTACCGACCCGCCGGCCGGTGGCCCTGCGCCTGAAGGACTGGAAAGAGGTCTACGAGGACTTCTCCCACGACACCCTGGAGCACCAGGCTTCCCGCTGCATGGATTGCGGAATTCCGTTCTGCCACAACGGCTGCCCGCTGGGCAACCTGATCCCGGAGTGGAACGACCTGGTGTACCGGGACCGGTGGCGCGACGCGATCGAGCGGCTGCACGCCACCAACAACTTCCCGGAGTTCACCGGGCGGCTGTGCCCCGCGCCGTGTGAGGCCTCCTGCGTGCTGGGCATCAACCAGGACCCGGTCACCATCAAGCAGGTCGAGGTCGAGATCATCGACAACGCCTTCGACGAGGGCTGGGTCGTCCCGATGCCGCCGCACGTCATCACCGGCAAGAAGGTCGCCGTCGTCGGCTCCGGTCCGGCCGGGCTCGCCGCCGCTCAGCAGCTGACCCGCGCCGGCCACGACGTCACCGTCTTCGAACGCGCCGACCGCATCGGCGGGCTGCTGCGCTACGGCATCCCCGAGTTCAAGATGGAGAAGCGTCACATCGACCGCCGCCTGGCGCAGATGGAGGCCGAGGGCACCACCTTCCGGCCGGGCGTCAACGTCGGTGTCGACATCACCGCCGAGCAGTTGCGCGACGAGTACGACGCCGTGGTGCTCGCCGGCGGTGCCACCGCCTGGCGCGACCTGCCAATCCCCGGCCGCCAGTTCGAGGGCATCTACCAGGCCATGGAGTACCTGCCGTGGGCCAACAAGGTTCAGCAGGGCGATCCTGTGCTCGACGTGAACGGCCAGCCGCCGATCACCGCCATGGGCAAGGAGGTCATCATCATCGGCGGCGGTGACACCGGCGCCGACTGCCTGGGCACCGCACACCGTCAGGGCGCGGTCAGCGTGCACCAGTTCGAGATCATGCCGCGACCCCCGGAGACCCGGGCCGATTCGACGCCGTGGCCGACCTACCCGGTGATGTTCCGGGTGTCCTCGGCGCACGAGGAGGGCGGCGAGAGGGTGTTCTCGGTGAACACCGAGAAGTTCCTCGGCCACGAGGGAAAGGTCACCGGACTGCGCGCCCACGAAGTGGTGATGAAGGACGGTAAGTTCGAGAAGGTCGAGGGCACCGACTTCGAACTGGAAGCCGACCTGGTGCTGCTGGCGATGGGCTTCGTCGGCCCGGAGCGGCCGGGCCTGCTGACCGACCTGGGTGTGGAGCTCGACGCGCGCGGCAACGTCGCCCGCGGCAAGGACTTCGACACCTCGGTGGAGGGCGTCTACGTGGCCGGTGACATGGGCCGCGGCCAGTCGCTCATCGTCTGGGCGATCGCCGAAGGCCGTGCCGCCGCCGCCGCGGTGGACCGCTATCTGATGGGCCACTCGGCGCTGCCGGCACCCATCAAGCCGACCGCAGCGCCGCAGCGCTAG
- a CDS encoding proton-conducting transporter transmembrane domain-containing protein, producing the protein MTALLLVALTGPLVAALVNLAVGWRTAGAMATVLSAIGVLTSGVALAIRTGSEPAILFSGLLRVDALSATMLIVIGTVGTLATWASIGYIDHELSHGLTDAKGARLYGTLTPAFLAAMVLAVSANNIGVVWVAIEATTVITAFLVGHRQTRTALEATWKYVIVCSVGIAIAFLGTVLLYFAALHAGAPAEQALNFDVLAGYASRLDPGVARLAGGLLLIGYGAKVGLIPFHTWLADAHSQAPAPVSALMSGVLLSVAFSVLIRVKPIIDVAVGPAYLRTGLLVVGLATLAVAALMLTVTPDLKRMLAYSSMENMGLIAIALAAGTRAAIAALLLHVLAHGIGKTVLFLAGGQLQAAHGSTEIAAITGVLGRSRVIGYSFAAGSIVLLGLPPFAMFASELAIARSLSDAGLGWALAGAMLMIAIAFAALLRNTGRMLFGDPAAGTPQIAVPTTVATALVTGIAAALLLGVTAGPLAGLLRAAATNVSGLL; encoded by the coding sequence ATGACCGCACTGCTCCTCGTCGCGCTCACCGGCCCCCTCGTCGCCGCGCTGGTCAACCTCGCTGTGGGGTGGCGCACCGCAGGCGCGATGGCGACCGTCCTCTCCGCGATCGGCGTGCTGACATCCGGTGTCGCGCTTGCCATCCGCACCGGATCCGAGCCGGCGATCCTGTTCAGCGGTCTGCTGCGGGTCGACGCGCTGTCGGCGACGATGCTCATCGTCATCGGTACGGTCGGAACGCTGGCGACCTGGGCGAGTATCGGCTACATCGACCACGAGCTGTCACACGGTCTCACCGATGCTAAAGGCGCCAGGCTGTACGGAACCCTGACGCCGGCTTTCCTTGCCGCGATGGTTCTGGCGGTCTCCGCCAACAACATCGGGGTGGTGTGGGTGGCGATCGAGGCCACCACCGTGATCACCGCCTTCCTGGTCGGGCATCGGCAGACCCGCACCGCACTGGAAGCCACCTGGAAGTACGTGATCGTCTGCTCGGTCGGCATCGCGATCGCCTTCCTGGGTACCGTGTTGCTCTACTTCGCGGCTCTGCACGCCGGCGCGCCGGCCGAGCAGGCGCTGAACTTCGATGTGCTCGCCGGCTACGCGAGCCGTCTCGACCCCGGGGTCGCCAGGCTGGCCGGCGGGTTGCTGCTGATCGGTTACGGCGCCAAGGTCGGTCTGATCCCGTTCCACACCTGGCTGGCCGATGCGCACAGCCAGGCACCGGCGCCGGTGTCTGCCCTCATGAGCGGAGTGCTGCTGTCCGTGGCCTTCTCGGTGCTGATACGGGTCAAACCCATCATCGATGTAGCCGTCGGACCGGCCTATCTGCGGACCGGCCTGCTGGTGGTCGGCCTTGCGACGCTGGCGGTCGCGGCGCTGATGCTCACGGTGACACCCGACCTCAAGCGGATGCTCGCCTACTCGTCGATGGAGAACATGGGGTTGATCGCCATTGCGCTCGCGGCCGGAACGCGGGCGGCGATCGCCGCGCTGTTGCTGCACGTCCTGGCCCACGGCATCGGCAAGACGGTGCTGTTCCTGGCCGGTGGGCAGCTGCAGGCCGCGCACGGCAGTACCGAGATCGCGGCGATCACCGGTGTTCTCGGCCGTTCGCGAGTCATCGGCTACTCCTTCGCGGCGGGGTCGATCGTCTTGCTCGGTCTTCCGCCGTTCGCGATGTTCGCCAGTGAACTGGCGATCGCGAGGTCGCTGTCCGACGCCGGGCTCGGCTGGGCGCTGGCCGGCGCGATGCTGATGATCGCGATCGCGTTCGCCGCGCTGCTGCGCAACACCGGGCGGATGCTGTTCGGTGATCCTGCGGCTGGGACACCGCAGATCGCGGTGCCGACGACGGTCGCGACGGCCCTGGTGACCGGGATCGCAGCGGCGCTGCTGTTGGGTGTCACGGCCGGACCTCTGGCCGGCCTGCTGCGCGCGGCGGCTACAAACGTCAGCGGCCTGCTATGA
- a CDS encoding LLM class F420-dependent oxidoreductase — translation MRFAFKTSPQNTTWADMLAVWRAADDIDVFESGWTFDHFYPIFSDPAGPCLEGWTTLTALAQATTRLRLGTLVTGIHYRHPAVLANMAAALDIISGGRLEVGIGAGWNEEESGAYGIELGSVRERFDRFEEACQVLIGLLSNDTMDFDGTYYQLKAARNEPKGPQRPHPPICIGGSGEKRTLRITAKYADHWNFVGGPPEEFARKRDVLASHCADIGRDPKEIKLSAHIRLDFDRGNRAVIEDAIALGAEGLDLAIIYLPTPHDPVVLEPLAEAIRESGLWRPAS, via the coding sequence GTGCGATTCGCGTTCAAGACCTCACCGCAGAACACCACCTGGGCCGACATGCTCGCGGTCTGGCGGGCCGCCGACGACATCGACGTGTTCGAGTCCGGCTGGACGTTCGACCACTTCTATCCGATCTTCTCCGACCCGGCCGGCCCGTGCCTGGAGGGCTGGACCACGCTGACCGCCCTCGCGCAGGCCACCACCCGGCTTCGGCTGGGCACCCTGGTCACCGGGATCCACTACCGCCACCCCGCTGTGCTGGCCAACATGGCTGCGGCGCTCGACATCATCTCCGGCGGGCGGCTGGAAGTCGGGATCGGCGCGGGCTGGAACGAGGAGGAATCCGGCGCCTACGGCATCGAGTTGGGCAGCGTCAGGGAGCGGTTCGACCGGTTCGAGGAGGCCTGCCAGGTCCTGATCGGTCTGCTCAGCAACGACACCATGGACTTCGACGGCACGTACTACCAGTTGAAGGCCGCGCGCAACGAGCCGAAGGGTCCCCAGCGTCCCCATCCGCCGATCTGCATCGGGGGCAGCGGGGAGAAGCGCACGCTGCGAATCACGGCCAAGTACGCCGACCACTGGAACTTCGTCGGGGGCCCGCCCGAGGAGTTTGCCCGCAAACGCGACGTGCTCGCCTCGCACTGCGCCGACATCGGCCGGGACCCGAAAGAGATCAAGCTCTCGGCACACATTCGGCTCGACTTCGACCGCGGCAACCGGGCGGTCATCGAGGACGCCATCGCACTGGGCGCCGAGGGCTTGGACCTCGCGATCATCTACCTGCCGACGCCGCACGACCCGGTGGTACTCGAACCGCTGGCGGAGGCGATCCGGGAATCAGGGCTGTGGCGCCCGGCCAGCTGA